The proteins below are encoded in one region of Candidatus Moraniibacteriota bacterium:
- a CDS encoding helix-turn-helix transcriptional regulator gives MSNITKNLRKLREAKGLSQEKLARLADVANNTIIKIEVGKNQNPTLDTLKKISKALEVSVDELIK, from the coding sequence ATGTCAAATATAACAAAAAATCTGAGGAAGTTACGAGAAGCCAAGGGATTATCACAAGAAAAACTGGCACGATTGGCTGATGTTGCCAATAACACAATCATCAAGATTGAAGTTGGTAAAAACCAAAATCCAACACTTGATACGCTCAAGAAGATTTCTAAAGCGCTTGAGGTTAGTGTTGATGAGTTAATCAAATAA